The stretch of DNA GTTCGCGGCCAGGGAGTCGGCCGTACCCACCACGCGAGCCGGCGCATCCCGCAGCGCGTCTTCGCTGGCGGTGCCGCCTGTCAGCGGCGCCCCATTCTGCACGATGAAGAACCGCGACCCGATGCCTTCATTACGGCCCGCCGAGTCGGTCACGCTCCACGCGATTGTGTGCAAGCCGTTCGTCATCAGATTCGTGTTGAACGTGTACGCGCCAATCGCCCCCCGCGCCGCATCCAGGTTGCGGAATTTTGTCGGGTTACTGGTGCGCGTCGCCAGCGGCGTCAACACCGGCGTCACATTGCCGAAGATGTTTGCGACGTCGTCATTGCAGAAGATCCCCGGCCCCGGCGGGTTGCCGACACTGCCGCGGCACTGGTTGTACGCCACGGTCGACACGGGCAACGAGTCGATGTAGACAGTCATCGTCGATCCATTCGTGGGGATGAAGATGTCCGAGCCATCGACGATGGTGTTCAGGTCGGGGGTAATCGCCCATCCGAAGTTGTTGAAGACGCCACCGATCGTCTGGCCCTGACCCGGCGTATCGATCGCGCCGAACGGCTTCGCGATCGTGTCGTTGGTCATGCTGAACGTGGTCGGCGTGGTGAAGCCCGGCCCAGGCACAAACGTCCGGCCCAGCAACGTCTTATTCGCGTTAGTGTCGGTGGCGACGATGTAGAGCGCGAGCGTGCCCTGGCCGCCGAAGGGCTGGCTGTTGGGCACGTGCGGCAACATCGGCGTCAGCATCAGATAGCCCCACCCAGCGCGGCCGTTTTGCGGATGCGTCGGGAACGCCGCGGCCACGTCGGGCCGTGCGCCCGCGAGGAACGCCGCGTCGCCGATGTAGACCACGCTGTTGCCCAGCACGGTCTGACAGTTGCCGGGCTCAAACGCCAGACAGTTACGGTAGATCTGGATGGTGTTGACGCCGCCGTCGTCGAGCGCCCAGCCGGTGACGCCGATGGCGCCCTGCACACCGGTGGCGTTTTGCGCGGGCGTATCCACCTGACCGAAAGCCGGTCCCGGTGACCCGGTGGAGTACGACCAGAACGACGTGGCTGCGCCTTCCGCATAGGTCGTGCCACCTCCGTTGTTCGCGCGCACCTGCCAGTAGTGCGCGGTGTTCGCCGGCAACGGGCTCAACGTCGCGCTGGTGGCCGTACCAGTCGAGACCCAACTCGTGTTGCACGCGTTGTTGTTCGTCGTATCGATGCAGTACTCGTAGCTGGTCGCTGCACTCGCCGCACCCCATGTCAGCATGGTCGCCATCGGTTGATTGACCGCGCCGTTCGTGGGGGTGGCCTTGCTGAAGGCCCCGGGCGGCGAGACGACCGCGCCACACGTGAACGCTGTCAGTCGGACGATGACGGTGTCTACAGACCAGCCGTAGGTGCCGATGACTGAGTCCGATCCCATGCGCCACCGCAACTGGATGTTCTGGTTCTGCGAGGCTACGGGCAAGTTCACCACCGTGGTGATGTAGCCCTCCGAAATACCGCTCCAGACATTGCGCTGCGGACTGTAGGCACCGTCGAAATTAGAGAACATGCTGTAGCCGCCGCTGACGAAGCTTCCACCGGCAGTGACGATGTCCTGGAACACGCCGCCGGCAACACCGGGGATGGCGATCTCGAGCACGCCGCCGTCCCATCCGGGCTCCATCTCGTACCAGTGCCGGAACGTGAGGGTGGCCGCGCCGGCCGGCATGGCGATGCTCGGGCTGGTCAGGGCGCTGTGGCTTGCGGTCCCTAGGTTGAGCGCATACGCACGGTTCAACGCTGTGTCGGATTTGTTCGCGACGGTCGTCCACGGATTCGACGTGCCGGAAATGGCGACCGAGGTCCAGCCCGCGGGCAGGCCGGGCGCACCCACACCGTCAAAGTTCTGCGACATGATGATGTTGGGGCTGCCCACCTGGAGCGCATACGTCAGGTTCTTCGACGGCCCGCTGGTGTCGGTAATGCCCAGTGTCGCCGTCACCGTGGCGCCACACGACGCACTGACCGTGAAGGTATACGACTGGCACGAGATGGCGCCGGCGCCAATCGCGCCGAAGTTCTGGGCGCCTGAGGGCGACGTGACGCCGCCCGTGGCCGCAAGCGTGCCCACCACGGTGCCGGTGGTGGTGCCGCTGGTGTTGGAAACACACAGCGAGACACTCACCGTTTCCGTGGGGTCGATGCGGCCATTCGGAATGGACTCGCCCGTCATGAACCAGCCGCCGTACGCCGTGCCTGGCAGGTCGAAGGCTTCGGTCACGGTGCCGGTATTCGGATTGACGACGCGCGCGCTCACGCCCATGCCGCGTGTGGCGAAGCCCGCCCAGATGTCTGCGATATCGGCCGCGGTGCCGCCGCCGGCGTAGGCCGCGGCGATGATCGAGTCGCGGCCCTGCAGCAGCGTGGGGTTCCACGGGTCCAACTTCATGCCGTCGGTCACAAACTGCAGGATGCGCTGGTTGCCGGTGGCCCAGCCCAGTCGATTGATGAAGCGGGCGCGCACTTCGAACAGCGCGGCGGCCCACACTTCACCAATGTTGTGCACCTGAAATGCCGTGGCCGAGCCGCCAGGCCCTTTGGGGTAAGCACCGTCGGTGAGGTTGATCTGCGCCGGATCGATGTCGGCAAACGTCAGCGGGTTGTGCGGCTTGGTGTTCGCGCCCACATTCGTCTTCACCGCGTGCGGAAAACGCCGGATGCCGTAATAGTAGTTGTCGGTGTACGTGCCGCTGAACATCAGGTTCGTCACCCACCCGCCCATCGAATAGATCGCGTTCACGTCCTCGCCGGCGGAGGAGAGGAGCGCACGCGCGTAGAAGTCAGACCAGCCCTCGCCCATGCCGCCCGACATCGTGGCCAACAGACCAGAGGCGTTGCCGTGCAGGCGGTTCGACGTGCCATGCGTCAACTCGTGCAGCAGCACATCGTTGTCGAGGCCCGACGTCCGATCCGGTGTTGGTCCGGTGAACACGTACATCTGCATGCGCCCGCGTGTGCCGTCAGGGAGCGTCGTGAAGTTCGCGTTGTTCGTACCGCTGTAGTCCTGCGCTTCCGCGCTCACGCGATCGGCCTGCACTCCGCCACGGCCAAAATTGTCGTTCTGGAAGTTGCCCGCGGCTTCAGTGAAGCCCAGCAAGTAGAGCTTGTCGTGGTACATGTTCGACCAATAGAACTGGTGGACGACTTCGCCAAGCCGGTAACCGATCACGCTCGGCGCCTCCACCGCAGGGTCGTACACGGAATCAAACGTCCGGTTCACGCCACCGACGATGGTCTCGATGCCGTCGGGAGAGGCCACATCGAGGCCGGCCTGCACGTTGTTGCCGTCGGTCCAACCGTTGACGCCGTTGGTGTTGTCCGTCATCCAGCCCAGATTGTTGAACGACAACGGCCCTTCGTTGCCGATGAGCGCGATGGTCGAACGCGCGATGAAGGGCGCCTGCGTACCGGACCCGGGCAGCATCGTGACGGGCGACATGGGCGCCGGGCTGTCGTTGTTGTAGACCGTGTACGACGCTGACTGCGTCTGGTAGTTCGTGGCGTTCTTGCGGAACAGCACGGTGCCGTCCTGGGCGTCGATCACCATCAGGAATGTGTCGGGGTCGCCCCAGAGTTCCATCGCCCACGCCAGGCGCGCGGCGCCGTGCGTCACCGGGAAGTACACGAGCCACGCGCGGGCGTCGGCGGCCATGGTGCCGCGCGACACGTTGATGCTGCCGGCACGTCCGGGCGTTTCGGTCAACGCGTTCGCGTTCTGTGTCCAGCCCACGCTGCCGGCCCCACGGGCCACCGCCTGCGCGGCCGTGAAGGCGGACGTCGTCGCCAGCGTGCTCTGGTCAAAGACAGAGGCCAGCGCCCCGGTGGTGCGCGCGAGCGCGCCATCAGCCGTGAAGCCGCCGCGCACCATGCCCTGCCACACCGGAATGCCGTTGATGGCCTGTTCCATCTCCACCCACGCCATGTTGCCGGCGGGATTGACGTAGTTGGACACCACAGTCAGGCCGTCCATCTCGGTGGCGGACACGCCGTACGCGTCTGAGTATCTGGAGAGGAACGCGCGCATGGCGCCTACTCGATCCGTTCCTGGGCCGGTGAGGAAGCCGGCGCCGGGCTTGGCGCTCACCACCTCCAGCGTGCCGAGCTGCGCACTCGTGGTGACTTCCACGTCGGTCACGTCAGCCTGAAGCGCGGCAAGCCCGTCGGCGCGCGAGGCGGATCGGAATGCCTGCCCTGCCGCGGCCACTGACGCCGCGCGCGCCACATAGCCCGCGGATGCCGCGTCCCGATCGGTCCTGATGTCGAAATTGGGCAACGTCGACGTGTCAATCCTCTGCGCTCCCGTGTTGGCAAACAGAGCGGCGGCCGCAGCGCCAACGAAGGCGGTGCGCCACAGCAGGCGACGGATGGGGGACGAGGTTGTGGGTGTGTGGGTCATGTATGAATCACTTTCGTGCAATCAACAACGTCAGTCGGTAGTCTTCGGTGCGCACGCCGCCCGTGGCTGTCGGGGCTGGCGTGACGGCCTGGATGCTGATCTTCCAGGCGCCATACGTGGTCTCTTTTGCAGTGTCGAGGTTGGTGTGAAGCGTGGCGGTGGCGGGCGCAAGGTCCGGCGCGGCCAGCCGAATTCTCACCGCCGCATCACCGGCCCAGATGCACTGGACGCCGGTCGGGCACCTGGAATCTTCCACCACGGCCTCAAAGGTCACGGTGAGGTCAGTACCCGCGGCGCGCTTCGGGGCGCCGATCGCCAGCACCACCGTGCCCTCCGCCGGCGCCGGCTCCTGCGTTCTGGCGGCCGGAGCTGACGCACAGGCGGCCAACAGGAGCGCAAGCGTAAGTGTTGCTATTGGCACGTGCATCCCTAGCGCGCCAAGCATACAGCAGGAGCCAGCTGCCGTGGCGTGGCTGACGCCACGCCACGCAAACCGCGGCCTTGAGACCCAGGCCGCGCTACGAGAACCCAGACCGCGCTACGAGAACCCAGACCGCGCTACGAGAACCCAGGCCGCCCTGCGACCGCCACGCGCCGCGGCCCTGCGAGGCCTCCATCCGGAATTTCGTAGCGCGGCCTGGGTCTCAAGGCCGCGGCTCTTGGATCGCCCCCGCGAGGTAGCCGGGGCGCGCCCTGACCGTGGTGTTGCGTTGTTTCACGCGCACGTCGATGCGGTGCCAGCCTTCCCGGCCGACGCCGGTTGGGGTGTAGCTCAGCAGGTAGCGCTCTCGATATTCATTGAGCAATCGCACGAACGTGGCGCCCACGTCCGTGGTGCTCTTGACCTCGAGCAATTCACCACCGGTGGCATCCGTGAGGTCGCGCAGGAACGACTGCCTGGGCGCGGTGCCTGCCACCACGGCGTAGGTGACGACGTCCGCGCTGCGAGCGGTGGCCATGACCTTCTCGGCCGTCAGCCAGCTCGCGGTATCAACGCCGTCGCTGAAGACCAGCAACAGCGACCGGCCCACCTCCGAGGTGCCCAGCATCAGCCCCGCGAAACAGCCGTCGATGAGAGCCGTGCGTCCGCCGCCGGCAGGTTGCGCCAGCGCCGCGCGCACCGCCGCACGATCCTGCGTCAGCCGCTGTGCCACCGTGACGGCAAATCCAAAGGTCAGCAACGCCGCGCCGTCGCGCTCGGTCAATTCATCCAGCAGCCCGCGTCCGGCATTCTGCAAATCGCTGAGCCGGCTTCCGGTGACGCTGTCCGACTGGTCGAGCGCCATGACGACGTTGAGTGGCAGGGTGTCGGCGCTGAGCAGCGTGGCCTGCTGAAGGACGCCGTTGTCCCTGACTTCGAAGTCGGCGCCGGAGAGGCCACGCATCGGGACGCCGTTCTGCATCACAAGCACGTCCACGCGCACGGCCTCGGCGCGGCTCGAGAACACCGCCTGCTGCGCGTCGCCCGACGCAGACGCCACGAGGGCGAACACGACGATGATGGCCGCCAGCAGCGGTTTCATTTCCGCACGTGCTCCGCGGCCATGTGCCGCAACTGATCGACCAGGACGGCCACATCAAGGACGGCCGACAACTCGTACGTCCACCATGGGTCTTCGCGGCTGCCCGTCGCTGACGGCGCTGCGGCCAGCCCGTCGAGCACCACATCCGCACCGGCGCGATCGGCGCGTTGCCACGCGAGCTGGCCCAGTGCCAGATACGGCGACTGGGCATTCGGAAACAGCTTCCTGGCACGCTCGTACGCCGCTTTCGCCTGCGCAGCGCGACCTGCGGCCTGCTCCTCGGCGCCGAGAAACAGCTCGCCGTAGTACCGATGCCGATCGCCGGTGAGGGTCAACAGCGCCTGCTTGAGTTCAGCCACCGCCTGCGGGTGACGGCCGAGCAGGCCGATCACACGCCCGAGTCTCATGCGCGCGGGCGCAAGGCCGGGATCAAGTTCAAGCGCGCGACGATAAAACATCTCGGCCAGTTTGAGTTCCTCGGCGGGCGACTCGACGTGCGGATTAAACGTGCGCGAACTGATCGCCTGCAGCGCGGCCTGCACGGAAGCGCCCCCGTACGCTTCGTGCACCACGCCGGAGTAGAGCTGCAGGTAGGGTTCCTTCGGCAGGATGATCCGCGCCCTGGTCAGATGCGGCACCAGAAAGCCGTACTCGCGGCGAAACAGGAGGTACGCCGATGTGGCGCGATACCACGCGGCCACCAGTGGATCCTCACCTGCCTTTGGCCGCACTCCGTCCAGCGCGGTCCGTCCAAACTCCCAGTGAATCGGCCGCGAGTCCCAACCCGAATCCTGGCCATCCACCACACGCCGCGTAGTGGCCGCCAGGTCCGCGCCTCTCGGTGCGGCGATCGTGCCGCCCGGCGTGCGCGAGAGCATCACCACGTCGGTGTGCAGTATCGCGACCCGCTTCATGAATTGGGTGACGTCAGCGTCGCGGACACGGATCAAATTGGGGACGTCTTCGGCCCTGATCGTGCGCGGGCGGGACGTGGGCCTGGCCATCTCGGTGGGACGCAGGATGCGCCCGTCGCTGGTGTACTGAACCACGGCCGTGGATCCAGCGCCGCCGCTGACAAGCGCCACCACCGCCGCCAGGTCCACTCTCGCCGCGGACAGGTCTGCCGGCGACCACAACTCAATCGCGCGCACCGCGTCGTCGAATTCACCCGGTGTGTGCGCCCAGACAATGCCCGCCCACTCCTGGAAGCGCTCGAACCCTTTGACGGGCTGGACGTCACGCTGCGAGTGGGCGCCTGACGCGGCCATGCCCGCGCTCGCGAGGGTCGCAACGATCGCCAGGACGACGACGGGCCGGGTCATGGTTTGATGTCGAGCCTCACCGTGAAGCGCATGACATTGGGCTCGCAGGGCTGTTCGCGACAGCGCGTCCGCGACGTGAGCGTGACTTCTGATTCGCCCGCCTTGAGCGCGCGCCACACCCAGCCACGCACGTCGGGATTGGGCAGGTCGGAGGCGGACGTCAACAGGCGCAGGGCCTCGGGGTCAAAATCCAGCTGCCATTCGACGTTGGTGGTGGGCGGTTGTACGCCCAGCGTCTGGCCCACGCGGATGAGGGTGGGCGTATCGAAGTTCGTCAGACGAACGTCGGCCTTCCTGGCGTCAGGAGCCACCACCGGTGCCTGTGCGGAGATCGGGGCACAGGCCGAAGGCAGCACCACAAGGATGAGCGCCAAGAACTGTCGCAGGACCACGGGTCCATCATGCACCGTTTGGGTCGCCGAGGCGTGTCTTGACCTTCAGCCTTCACGCCTCGTGTAAAACCCAAGGCGGCGCTATTTTTCTCCCACGATGACCGTGACGTCGATACGCTCGCCACCGCGAATAAACACCAGCGTGTACGCACCGACGTAGCCGGCGGGCGGCGTCCACCCAAACCGCGAGCCGTTCAGGGACGAGCCCACCGGCAGCGGCTGCAGCTTGTCGTCTGCCACCAGATACCCGGCGTCCACCGACGCCCCGAGCCACAACTCCAGGCGACCCAACTCCGGCAGGTTGACCACAAGCGCCCCGTCCTCATTTGTGCGGAGCGGCAGCCAGGGCGTGGAGAGGTCAAAACCCTTGCGGCCCCACACCCCGTCAGTGCCTGGGGGTTGCGCGTGCAGAGACTCGGCCGCGCCCAGGACGCGAGCAGGCGCTGCGCGCAGCGCGGCTTCAGTCGACGCGCTGTGCGCGTCGGCCGATCCGTTCAACACGATGAAGAAGCGCGACCCGATGCCTTCATTGCGCCCTGCCGAGTCCGTCACGCTCCACGCGATGGTGTGCAGTCCGTCGGCCAGTGTCGCCGTGTTGAACGTGTACGCCCCGATAGGCGCGCGCGCGGCATCCAGGTTCCGGAATCGCGTCGGATTGCTCGTGCGCGTGGTCCCTGGCGGCTGCGGCGTCGGGTTCCCGAAAATATTCGACACATCGTCATTGCAGTACAGGCCCGGCGGCACCGGATTGCCCACATCGCCACGGCACTGGTTGTAGGCCACGAGCGACACCGGTAGTCCGTCGATGAACACGGTCATCGTGGAGCCGTTGACCGGCACGAGAATGTCGGTGCCGTCGGCAATCGTGTTGCTGTCGGGTGTGATGGCCCAGCCAAAGTTGTTGAAGATGCCGCTGATCGTCTGCCCCTGGCCCGGCGTGTCGATCGCGCCAAACGGCTTGGCAATCGTGTCGTTGGCCATGGTGATCTGGGTCGGCGTATTGAAGCCGGGGTTGTTCGGGTCGAACGACCGGCCCAGCAATTTCTTGTTGCCAGCCTGGTCTGTTGCGATGGCGTAGAGCGTCAATACACCCTGTCCGCCAAACGGCTGGCTGTTGGGCACGTGCGGCAGCATCGGCGTCAGCATCAGATAGCCCCACCCGGCTCGCGTGTTGTTGGGATACGAGGGATACGCCGCCGCCACATCGGGCCGCGCGCCATCGAGGAACGCCGCGTCGCCGATGTACACCACGCTGTTACCCAGCACGTCCTGGCAATTGCCGGGCTCGAACGCCAGGCAGTTGCGATAAATCTGCACCGTGCTCACACCCACATCGTCGAGTGACCAGCCGGTGATGCCGATGGCGCCTTGCACACCGCCCGCCCCCTGCGCCGGCGTGTCGACCTGCCCAAACGGCGGCGCCGCCGCAGCGGTTGTGAAACTCCAGAAGGCCGTGGTGCTGCCGTCAGCGTAGGTTGTGCCGTTGCCGTTGATGGCACGCACGTGCCAGTAGTGCGAGGTACTGAGCGCCAGCGCGCCCAGCCCCACACTGGTATTCGCACCTGTGGACACCCAGCTCGCGTTGCACGTGTTGTTGTTGCTGGTGTCGTAGCAGTACTCGTAGCTCGTCGCCCCGCTGGCTGCAGCCCAGCTCAGCACCGGATTCGTCGGCTGCCCCGTGGCGCCGGTGCCTGGCGCGCTCTTGCCGAACGCGCCCGGAGGTGGCGGGGGCGCGGTGGTGAAACTCCAGAACGCCGTGGGGCTCCCTTCCGCATACGTGATGCCGCCGGTGGTGGCGCGTACATGCCAGTGGTATGTGGCGCCGGCCGTCAGCCCGCCCAGGCTCACACTGGTGTTTGCGCCTGTGGGCAGCCAACTCGTGTCGCACGCGTCGTTGTCGACCGTGTCGTAGCAGTACTCGTAACTCGTGGCCCCGGCGCTCGCGCCCCACGTCAGCATCGGGCTTGTGGACTGTCCAGTGGCGCCATTGGCCGGACTCGATTTGCCGAACGCACCATCAGTGCTTGCCACAAACAGGCCCCGGCCATGCGTGACGGCCACCAGGTTCGTGCCCATCCAGAACAACTCGTCCACAGAAACGTTTGCCGGTCCATCGTGTGGCACGGCCCACGTGGCACCGCTGTCTACGCTGGCGAAGATCCCCACCTCGGTGCCGGCATAAATCCAGCTGGTGTTGGTGGGGTGAATGGCGAGTGCATACACAGGCGCGGCGGGCAGTGCCGTGCCACCACTGCCGGTGACCTGTGTCCACGACGCGCCCAGATCGGTGGTCCGCCACACGTTGTTGGAGTTGAACCCGCCAAACGACGCGTACGCGATGTTTGAGTTGCCGGGGTCTACCACCACTCGTGTGGCGGTGCGGCCGGGCAGCGCCACCGCATTGCCATCCACCTTGGTCCAGGTGGGGCTCACTGCAGTGCCGTCGGTGGTCACATACACGTCGCCGTTGTTGTGCCCCACCCAGACGATGTCGGAGTTACCGGGGGCCACGGCGATGGTGTTGATGTTGCTGTTGCCTGTCGTGGGCGCCTTGATCACGGCCCACTGGGGCCCCGTGCCCTGGCCGGTGTTCTGATCACCCGGCGCCTTGACGTCGTTGGACCGCCACAACGAACGGCCGCCCACCAGCATGCGATTGGCGTTGTTGGGATCGAGCACCAGCGGCGGAATGAAGTTGATGGTCTTGTTCCACGCGTCGCTCAGGCAATGGGGCGCGGCCTTGCACGTGCCGAGGCTGTTTGAATAGCCGAAGATGTAGCGCGAACTGCTGCTGCCGCCAGTGGTGTTGCGGTGGACGTAGCCGTATTGCACTTCGCCGTAGAGGTAGTTGACGTCGGTGGGATCGGCCGCCGAGTAGCCGCCATCTCCCCCGAATGGCGTGGTCCAGGCATTGGCGCCTGTGGCCGGCCAGTAGATCACGGTGCTGTTGTCCTGCGTGCCGCCGATGATCTTGCCACTGGTGGTATTCCCACCCGCTCCGTAAAACTGCGTGATGCCCAGGTTGTTGTTGAGCGACACGAAGGTGCTGCCGGTGGTGATGTCGTCGTTCTTGAACACCCCCCCGTCGTTGCCGATGTAGACGCGTTTGTTTGTGGTGCCGTTGTAGCCGGGATCGCTCACGAACAAGTGGAAGTCCGTGTGAATGCCAGAGAGCTGCGTCTGATTGGTCGCAAATCCGTCCGTGCTGCGATACGCGTTGACGCCTGCCGCCACCACACGATCCGAATTGGTCGGGTCCACCCAGATCGTGTTGTCGTACCACCCCTGCGAACTGAGGTGCCCCGTAGTGCGCACGAGCGCGTAGCTCTGGCCGCCGTCCACACTCTTCCAGATCTGGCCGGAGGTTGACTGCTGGCTGAGGTGATCCACTGAGAGATACACCGTCGCAGGCGTCGCCGGGGCCACACCAATTTCCACGCGATTAAACGTCCCTGTGGGGCCCATGCCCGCAGCCGGCACCCACGACACACCGGCGTCGGTGGTGAAGTACGCGTTCGTGGCAAAGCCCGAGGCCACAGCGTTCACGCTGCTGCCGGGCAGGAACTTCACATCCACCACGTCTCTTCGGGTGGTGTTGGCGATCTGGTAGAAGTTGGTCCACGTCACACCCGCGTCGGTGCTGCGGTAGATGCCCACAGACGTGCCGGCCAGCAACGTCTGGCCGTCGGCGGAAAACGCCAGACGATTCACATAGTGGAAATTGGAACTGGTGGTGGAAGGCAGCTGAGCCCACGTCGTGCCGCCGTCCACCGACTTGAAGATGCCGGCGCCGCGGATGCGGTCGAAGTTGAAGAACCCTTCGCCTGTGCCCGCGTACATGACCGACGGGTTGCCGGGCTGGAACACGAGCGTGGTCACCGCCAGATTGGTCATGAAGTCATCAACAGGCGACCAGCTGCCGCCGCTGTTCGTGGTCTTCCAGATACCGCCGGCCACGCTGCCGATGAAGAGCGTGGACGTGGTGGTGGGATGCACCACCACCGCACGAACGCGCCCGCCCTTGTTGCCGGGCCCAAGCCACGTCCAGCCCTGCCGGCTGATGCCGGCCACCGACGACATGCCGGGGTCGGCCCTGAGCTGCGCGGCGCGCAAGCCTTCCACCTCGGCCTTGGCCCGCATCAGGCCTCCCGGGGCGATGGCGCCGTTTTCACCGGCCATCAACATGTGACGCCGGCTCGCGGCCGCCTGCGGGCCTTCGGTCTTTGGACCCGCAACGGTCGGCCCGCTCACCCTCGGCCTCACGGTCGGCGGCCCGGCCATCAGCGACACCAAGCCGGCCACGGCCACCACGGACGCCAGCGCCCGACTCCACGCGAACTGATTCTTCTGAAACGCCATTGTCAACCCTCAGGCTTGCGTACGCCGCATCGTGCCATGTGATGCACTTTCCATGCCGCCGCCCGATCGCCGCTCGCGTGGTACCTGCGCGCGACGAGCTGCTCCTGGGCACGCCTGAAGTACACTTCCGTGCGATACATGACGCCCGACTCGCCCGATCCGGTACGCGCGCTCGCCGACCTGCAGGCGGCCTACGACCGGCTCGCCACAGAGGCAGAGGCGCTGCGGCTTGAGGCCGGCGACACCACGCGCGCCCTGCTCCGCGTGATCGACGAACAACGCGCCGCCCTCGAAGACGCCACCGGCATGGCCGCCACCAGGGCCGCCATTGCGGCCAGCAATTCGGGCCGGTTGCTGCGGGTGATGGCGGGGGTGCGGCGGCGTGTGCGGGCCGCGCGCATGCATGCGCGCCGCCAGAAGGCGATGCGGGCCGCCGGCCGTCGCGTGCTGCAAGTGCCCGCCGCGGTGATGTCGGCACCGATCGGCGTCAACTGCTCGGGCTACCTCAACGCCGAAAGCGGCATGGGCGAAGCAGCACGGTGTGCGCTGCGCGCGCTGTCGCGCGCGGGTGTGCCGTTTGCGCTCAACAACGTCAAGGGACCG from Acidobacteriota bacterium encodes:
- a CDS encoding M36 family metallopeptidase, with translation MTHTPTTSSPIRRLLWRTAFVGAAAAALFANTGAQRIDTSTLPNFDIRTDRDAASAGYVARAASVAAAGQAFRSASRADGLAALQADVTDVEVTTSAQLGTLEVVSAKPGAGFLTGPGTDRVGAMRAFLSRYSDAYGVSATEMDGLTVVSNYVNPAGNMAWVEMEQAINGIPVWQGMVRGGFTADGALARTTGALASVFDQSTLATTSAFTAAQAVARGAGSVGWTQNANALTETPGRAGSINVSRGTMAADARAWLVYFPVTHGAARLAWAMELWGDPDTFLMVIDAQDGTVLFRKNATNYQTQSASYTVYNNDSPAPMSPVTMLPGSGTQAPFIARSTIALIGNEGPLSFNNLGWMTDNTNGVNGWTDGNNVQAGLDVASPDGIETIVGGVNRTFDSVYDPAVEAPSVIGYRLGEVVHQFYWSNMYHDKLYLLGFTEAAGNFQNDNFGRGGVQADRVSAEAQDYSGTNNANFTTLPDGTRGRMQMYVFTGPTPDRTSGLDNDVLLHELTHGTSNRLHGNASGLLATMSGGMGEGWSDFYARALLSSAGEDVNAIYSMGGWVTNLMFSGTYTDNYYYGIRRFPHAVKTNVGANTKPHNPLTFADIDPAQINLTDGAYPKGPGGSATAFQVHNIGEVWAAALFEVRARFINRLGWATGNQRILQFVTDGMKLDPWNPTLLQGRDSIIAAAYAGGGTAADIADIWAGFATRGMGVSARVVNPNTGTVTEAFDLPGTAYGGWFMTGESIPNGRIDPTETVSVSLCVSNTSGTTTGTVVGTLAATGGVTSPSGAQNFGAIGAGAISCQSYTFTVSASCGATVTATLGITDTSGPSKNLTYALQVGSPNIIMSQNFDGVGAPGLPAGWTSVAISGTSNPWTTVANKSDTALNRAYALNLGTASHSALTSPSIAMPAGAATLTFRHWYEMEPGWDGGVLEIAIPGVAGGVFQDIVTAGGSFVSGGYSMFSNFDGAYSPQRNVWSGISEGYITTVVNLPVASQNQNIQLRWRMGSDSVIGTYGWSVDTVIVRLTAFTCGAVVSPPGAFSKATPTNGAVNQPMATMLTWGAASAATSYEYCIDTTNNNACNTSWVSTGTATSATLSPLPANTAHYWQVRANNGGGTTYAEGAATSFWSYSTGSPGPAFGQVDTPAQNATGVQGAIGVTGWALDDGGVNTIQIYRNCLAFEPGNCQTVLGNSVVYIGDAAFLAGARPDVAAAFPTHPQNGRAGWGYLMLTPMLPHVPNSQPFGGQGTLALYIVATDTNANKTLLGRTFVPGPGFTTPTTFSMTNDTIAKPFGAIDTPGQGQTIGGVFNNFGWAITPDLNTIVDGSDIFIPTNGSTMTVYIDSLPVSTVAYNQCRGSVGNPPGPGIFCNDDVANIFGNVTPVLTPLATRTSNPTKFRNLDAARGAIGAYTFNTNLMTNGLHTIAWSVTDSAGRNEGIGSRFFIVQNGAPLTGGTASEDALRDAPARVVGTADSLAANQLAVDGVWGRTGFNLSAPWAAMHAGDDASFAVRLPELSRMELWLGTDVEAGYLVAEGKLHPLPVGASLTGPQFAWMPPPGYTGTYELAFIRGGDRITVKVTVVERPKAVDGERQIRMELAAEGHSAGEVRVTGAAADPQAAIGAGIDAVHVWATRVNESGVLGAWGPGVPGAASPVFLGAATLDRDRFALTAKLAPGSYTLTAYAWNQRTERWEDSRSVTVVVR
- a CDS encoding VWA domain-containing protein; translated protein: MKPLLAAIIVVFALVASASGDAQQAVFSSRAEAVRVDVLVMQNGVPMRGLSGADFEVRDNGVLQQATLLSADTLPLNVVMALDQSDSVTGSRLSDLQNAGRGLLDELTERDGAALLTFGFAVTVAQRLTQDRAAVRAALAQPAGGGRTALIDGCFAGLMLGTSEVGRSLLLVFSDGVDTASWLTAEKVMATARSADVVTYAVVAGTAPRQSFLRDLTDATGGELLEVKSTTDVGATFVRLLNEYRERYLLSYTPTGVGREGWHRIDVRVKQRNTTVRARPGYLAGAIQEPRP